A region from the Drosophila ananassae strain 14024-0371.13 chromosome 2L, ASM1763931v2, whole genome shotgun sequence genome encodes:
- the LOC6499564 gene encoding calmodulin, with the protein MDDFDFSTPPPEVRVIHTHNLNDEQVKDLEEAFALFDNEDTKVISIKYLKDCLRAVAHNPPENELQDYITEIDTDNSGELYLSDFLYIMSKRYEGMTPEDEVILAFKVFDKEDKGFIPETEFRQIITNMGEPMDEDEIEELIRDADANTEMNIEYVKFVQRMMET; encoded by the coding sequence ATGGATGATTTCGATTTCAGCACACCGCCGCCAGAAGTGCGAGTCATTCACACCCACAACTTGAATGACGAGCAGGTGAAGGACCTTGAGGAGGCATTTGCACTATTTGACAACGAGGACACCAAGGTAATTTCCATCAAATATCTAAAGGACTGCTTGAGGGCCGTGGCCCACAATCCCCCCGAAAACGAGCTCCAGGATTACATCACCGAAATCGATACGGATAATTCCGGAGAGCTGTATCTCAGCGACTTTCTCTACATTATGTCTAAGAGGTACGAGGGCATGACCCCCGAGGATGAAGTTATACTTGCATTCAAGGTCTTCGACAAGGAGGACAAAGGCTTCATTCCAGAGACCGAATTCCGTCAGATTATAACCAATATGGGCGAGCCCATGGACGAGGATGAAATCGAGGAGTTGATCCGCGATGCAGATGCCAACACCGAAATGAATATTGAATATGTCAAGTTTGTGCAAAGGATGATGGAGACCTAA
- the LOC6499563 gene encoding calmodulin, producing MEELSDVEKSLYLAMNELNVQKLEDFKHSFDQLHKNERGVVTVKELGSMIRSMGVEPTDAEVEDIFKASDVDGNGEIDFKEFCYVMALYEHEEKDDNLQIFKMFDKDGDGYITEEDLLKLLEHTDLSNNILAVRKLLDSEKDGRISCEQFMSLMSESSQYPQLNDIA from the coding sequence ATGGAGGAGCTGTCGGACGTTGAAAAGTCACTCTACCTCGCCATGAACGAGTTGAATGTCCAGAAACTGGAGGATTTCAAACACAGCTTCGATCAACTGCACAAAAATGAACGTGGAGTGGTAACTGTGAAGGAGCTGGGCTCCATGATACGCTCCATGGGCGTGGAGCCAACTGACGCAGAGGTGGAAGACATATTCAAGGCCTCCGACGTGGATGGCAATGGCGAGATCGACTTCAAGGAGTTCTGCTACGTAATGGCGCTTTATGAACACGAAGAGAAGGACGACAATCTTCAGATATTCAAAATGTTCGACAAAGACGGCGACGGGTACATAACTGAAGAGGATCTTCTTAAGCTGTTGGAGCACACGGACTTGTCCAACAATATACTGGCCGTGAGGAAGCTATTGGACAGTGAGAAAGATGGTCGGATAAGTTGTGAACAATTCATGTCCCTGATGAGTGAGTCCTCCCAGTATCCTCAACTAAACGATATTGCCTGA
- the LOC6499565 gene encoding calmodulin, with product MDFADYLTPPPEERIIRSHNLNNEQLKDLETAFSLFDHEKAEVIPMKELRPLLRSIAYHPTDLELQDITNEIDPEGLGELYLSDFLYIMSQRYANMTPEDEIIAAFRVFDLEGTGFIPESEFRHIMTNLGEKMTEDEIEEIIRDADSNTEGNIDYVRFVNMMSES from the coding sequence ATGGATTTTGCGGATTATCTAACTCCGCCGCCCGAGGAGCGAATAATCCGTAGCCACAATCTTAACAACGAGCAGCTCAAGGACCTAGAAACTGCCTTTTCACTATTCGACCATGAAAAGGCCGAGGTAATTCCCATGAAAGAATTGAGGCCCCTCTTGCGGAGCATAGCCTACCATCCCACGGACCTGGAACTGCAGGATATCACCAACGAAATCGATCCGGAGGGCTTGGGGGAGCTATATCTCAGCGACTTCCTGTACATAATGTCGCAGAGGTATGCAAATATGACCCCCGAGGACGAGATCATTGCTGCTTTCAGAGTCTTTGACTTAGAGGGAACTGGGTTTATTCCTGAATCAGAGTTTCGCCATATTATGACAAATCTGGGCGAGAAAATGACCGAGGATGAGATTGAGGAAATAATTCGGGATGCCGACTCCAACACTGAGGGAAACATCGACTACGTTCGTTTCGTCAACATGATGTCCGAGTCATAA
- the LOC6499567 gene encoding uncharacterized protein LOC6499567, with protein MRLALRSPPAVGHLLFQFVGHLLLVSVSASALYPLPRSAEHQNRDCCEDMPRNSKEAATIIAQKAAKEAKLASESQQPAALAAAYQVRVQLADKAVQAAKAAEAALAGKEQIVEQLQEEVHEADMVVQEESASVVNSQANLNAACTSAKQARLLLETLQNTIKIAVVALSNAESAAMGAKDELCEKTQLVEAARSRAEILAQHLCAAKADYANTKKAAYSAACAASEARSKVDRDRRSSKGDHHIANGLQEPQKQREPQQWEYNEQGKAIFSN; from the coding sequence ATGCGACTTGCACTACGGTCTCCTCCAGCCGTGGGTCACCTCCTCTTCCAGTTCGTCGGCCACCTGCTGCTCGTCTCAGTCTCCGCCAGTGCTCTCTACCCCCTTCCCCGATCGGCAGAGCACCAGAACAGGGATTGCTGCGAGGACATGCCCCGAAACTCGAAGGAGGCAGCCACCATCATTGCCCAGAAGGCCGCCAAGGAGGCCAAGCTGGCCTCGGAGTCCCAGCAGCCGGCTGCATTGGCCGCCGCCTACCAGGTGCGCGTCCAGCTGGCCGACAAGGCTGTCCAAGCGGCCAAGGCCGCAGAGGCAGCTCTGGCCGGGAAGGAGCAGATAGTCGAACAGCTGCAGGAAGAGGTCCACGAGGCAGACATGGTCGTCCAGGAAGAAAGCGCCTCCGTGGTAAACTCTCAGGCAAATCTGAACGCGGCTTGCACCTCCGCGAAGCAGGCTAGACTGCTGTTGGAAACTCTCCAGAACACTATTAAGATCGCCGTGGTGGCACTTTCCAATGCCGAGTCAGCAGCGATGGGGGCCAAGGACGAGCTTTGTGAGAAAACACAATTAGTGGAGGCGGCTCGCAGCAGAGCAGAGATCCTCGCCCAACACTTGTGTGCTGCCAAAGCAGACTATGCCAACACGAAAAAGGCAGCGTACAGTGCCGCATGTGCTGCGTCCGAGGCAAGGTCAAAGGTTGACAGGGATCGAAGATCTTCCAAAGGGGACCACCATATAGCCAATGGGTTGCAGGAGCCACAGAAGCAACGAGAACCACAACAGTGGGAGTACAACGAACAGGGCAAAGCTATATTTTCTAATTAA
- the LOC26514428 gene encoding uncharacterized protein LOC26514428 codes for MGLHTLLVLTVLGLGLLGQHRAEASCGDTTHDFWKDDGKVDEGTCSRPPETAQEEAPSSSKINPLDAEESYPERSTQDVRPQSFMDTIVKIGLFIWQLIKMYFNWK; via the exons ATGGGCTTGCATACATTGTTAGTGCTGACAGTTCTCGGATTGGGTCTTCTGGGTCAACATCGCGCAGAGG CTAGTTGTGGCGATACCACCCACGACTTTTGGAAAGATGACGGCAAAGTCGATGAAGGCACTTGTAGTCGTCCGCCGGAAACGGCTCAGGAGGAAGCACCTAGCTCGTcaaaaataaatccccttGACGCTGAAGAATCCTATCCAGAACGCAGCACACAAGATGTTCGGCCGCAATCTTTCATGGATACCATCGTTAAAATTGGTCTTTTTATATGGCAGCTCATAAAGATGTattttaattggaaataa
- the LOC6499566 gene encoding calmodulin-related protein 97A produces MSDLTEEQVAEFKEAFIQFDKDGTGKISTRELGAVMRALGQNPTESELQDMIAEIDNDPNGQIDFNEFCSMMAKQMRETDTEEEMREAFKIFDRDCDGFISPAELRFVMINLGEKVTDEEIDEMIREADFDGDGMINYEEFVWMIGQK; encoded by the coding sequence ATGAGCGACCTAACAGAGGAACAGGTGGCCGAGTTCAAGGAAGCCTTTATACAGTTCGACAAGGATGGCACCGGCAAGATCTCCACCCGAGAACTGGGGGCCGTGATGCGTGCCCTGGGCCAGAATCCCACCGAGTCCGAGCTGCAGGACATGATCGCGGAAATTGACAACGACCCGAATGGCCAAATCGACTTCAACGAATTCTGCTCAATGATGGCCAAGCAAATGCGGGAAACGGACACCGAGGAGGAGATGCGCGAAGCCTTCAAGATCTTCGACCGCGATTGCGACGGATTCATCTCACCGGCTGAGCTCCGATTCGTGATGATCAATCTGGGCGAGAAGGTCACTGACGAGGAGATCGACGAGATGATCCGCGAGGCCGACTTTGACGGTGACGGCATGATCAACTACGAGGAGTTCGTCTGGATGATTGGCCAGAAATAG